The sequence GTACGGTGTCGCGCATCTTCGGAACTTCAGGAGTGCCCCGCTATGCCCCAGGAACTGCGCGCTGTCGACTGGACCGGAAACAGCCTCGCGCTCATCGACCAGACCGTCCTCCCGCAGCGCACCGAGACCCGCCACATCCGTGACGTGGACGACCTGGTGGACGCGATCCGGCGGCTCGTCGTCCGCGGGGCGCCCGCGATCGGAGCGGCCGGGGCGTACGGGGTGGCGCTCGCGATGCTCCAGGGGGAGCGCGAGGGATGGACGCGCGACCAGGTCCTCGCGGCCGTCGCGCGCGTCCGGGAGGCACGGCCCACCGCGGTGAACCTCATGGTGTGCGTCGACCGGGTGCTGACCCGTTTCGACGACGGACTCGACGCGGTGCTCGCCGAGGCGGCCCTGGTGCAGCGCGAGGACGTGGCGGCGAACCGGGCGATGGGCGCGTTCGGCGCGGACTGGCTGCTGAAGCGCGTCGGTGAGGACCGGCCGCTGCGGGTGCTGACCCACTGCAATACCGGGGCCCTCGCCACGGCCGGGTGGGGCACGGCGCTCGGCGTCATCCGCGAACTGCACGCCAGGGGACGCCTTGAGGTCGTGTACGCCGACGAGACGCGGCCTCTGCTGCAGGGCTCACGCCTCACCGCCTGGGAGCTGGTCCAGGAGGGCATCCCGCACTTCGTCCAGGCGGACGGGGCGGCCGCCGGGACGATCCTGCGCGGCGAGGTGGACGCGGCGGTCGTCGGCGCGGACCGGATCGCGGCCAACGGGGACACGGCGAACAAGGTGGGCACGGTGGGGGTCGCGCTGGCGTGCGCCTACGCGGGTGTGCCGTTCCTGGTGGCCGCGCCCACGACGACGGTCGATGTGGCCACGGCCACGGGTGCCGACATCCACATCGAACTGCGGGACGAGGCCGAGGTGCTGGAGTGGTCGGGCGTCCGGACGGCCCCGACCGGATCGCGCGGCCACAACCCGGCGTTCGACGTCACCCCGGGCCGCCTGGTGACGGGGCTCGTCACCGAGCGGGGGGTGTTGGAGGTCTCCGAGGGGGAGTTGCCGGGGGACCGGCTGAGTTGACCCGGGGGTTCGTTCTCACCTGCGGGTGAGTGGGAGTGGGCCGCGCAGTTCCCCGCGCCCCTGAAAGCCGGGGCTGCGCCCCTGGCTTCCATCCCCGGGGGCGCGAGGCCCGCACTTGACGAACACCCACGCCCCTTCAGGGGCGCGGGGAACGGCGCAGTCTGTTCTCTTTTGCTTTCAGGGGCGCGGGGAACTGCGCACCCGGCCCCCACTCACCCGCAGCCGACGATCGACGACCGACCTCAGTGGCCCGTGAGTTCCAGCTCCAGGAGCCACTCCACGACCTCCGTGTGGTGGCGCGCCTGCCGAGGCGTGTCCCCCCACACGTACAGACCGTGGCCCGCCACGACAACCGCCGGCATCCGCGGTTCCCGCGCAGCCTCCAGCCGGTCGCCGAGGACCGTCATGTCCTGACTGTTGACGATGACGGGGAGGGTGACCTCCACATCATGCGCGGGCACCCCCACACCCTTCAGCATCTCCAGGTCCTTGAGGACGATCCCACCCGGCGAACGCCGCCCCAGCGCCACAGACGCCACCGTGTGCACGTGTACCACCGCACCCGCACCGGTCAGCGCCGCCACGCGCGCGTGCAACGCGGCCTCGGCGGACGGCTTGCCACCGTTCACCGCGGCGCCCTGCCCGTCCACCAGCACGACGTCCGCCGGCGTCAGTTCGCCCTTGTCATGCCCGCTGGCGGTGACCGCGAGCCGCAGCGGATCACGGGAGAGCACCACGGAAAGGTTCCCGGAGGTGCCCCGCATCCAGCCGAACGAGGCGAAGCGCGCGGACTCGGCGGCGAGGACGGCCCCGGCCTCCTCCAGATCGAGTGTGCTGACGTCGCTGGTCACGCGGTGCTCCCTGAAGTGCTGGTGCTGGTGCTGGTGCTGGTGCGAGTGCCGGTACCGGCGCCGGTCCGGGCACGGGTACCGGTGCTGCTGATGCCGATCTCGTCGAACGTCCCCGCCTGCGCGTGGTCCCCGACGCCCTGCTCGTAGTACGGCTCCCCGGGCCGCCTGATCCCGACGGCGTGCCAGCCCGCGGCACGCGCAGCGTCCAGCTCACCGGGCCGGTCGGAGAGGAAGAGGAGGCGCCCGGCCTCCGTACCGGTCGCCGCGGCGATACGCCGGTACGACTCGGGCTCCTGCTTGGGCCCCGCGTTCTCGGTGTCGTACAACCCGTCGACGAGCGGCAGCAGATCGCCCTCGGGGCTGCTCGCGAACCACGCGCGCTGCGCGGCCACGGACCCGGACGAGTACACGTGCAGCCGTACGCCGTCGCCGTGCCACCGGCGCAGCACCGGCAGCACGTCGTCGTAGAAGTGGGAGACCAGGTCGCCCCGGGCGAACCCCTCGGCCCAGATGAGGCCCTGAAGGGTCTTCAGCGGGGTGGCCTTCACATCCCCGTCGAGCCACTCGTTCAGGGCCTTCTCGATCCGTACGCTGTCGGCGCCCGGCTCGCCCAGCAGTTCACGCGCCTGGGCGACCGCCCGCCGCACCTCCGGATCCTCGCTCCGCTCGGCCAGCAGCGCTCCGAAACGGGAGCGCGAGTACGGGTAGAGCACATCGACGACGAAGCCCGTGGCGCTCGTGGTGCCCTCGATGTCGAGCACCACGGCGTCCACGTCGAACGTCAACGGCAGGCTCACGCCGCGGCCCGGTCCTGCTCGTACCCCGCCGCGATGGTGTCGTAGTCGGGGAAGCGGCCGGCGATGGTGGAGCCGGTGAAGCTGCCGATCCAGCCGTCCTCCTCGTGGAAGAACCGGATCGCGGTGAACGCCGGCGACGTCCCCATGTCGAACCAGTGCGTCGTGCCGCGCGGCACGCCCAGCAGGTCGCCCTTCTCGCAGAACACGGCGTGCACCTCGCCGTTCACGTGCAGGTAGAAGATCCCGGAGCCCGCGACGAAGAACCGGACCTCGTCGTCGTCGTCGTGAGTGTGCTCCTGGAGGAACTTCTCCCGCGCGGCCTTCGCCTTCACCGGGAACTCAGGGTCGTCGCTCGGGTGCAGCCCGAGGACGTCGACCGTGGTGAAGCCCTCCTCGGCGTTGAGCCTGTCGATCTCCGGCCCGTACGCGGCGAAGACGGTGGCGCTGTCGGCGTCCGCGGCCACGTCCTCACGGACGG is a genomic window of Streptomyces sp. NBC_00414 containing:
- the mtnC gene encoding acireductone synthase, producing the protein MPLTFDVDAVVLDIEGTTSATGFVVDVLYPYSRSRFGALLAERSEDPEVRRAVAQARELLGEPGADSVRIEKALNEWLDGDVKATPLKTLQGLIWAEGFARGDLVSHFYDDVLPVLRRWHGDGVRLHVYSSGSVAAQRAWFASSPEGDLLPLVDGLYDTENAGPKQEPESYRRIAAATGTEAGRLLFLSDRPGELDAARAAGWHAVGIRRPGEPYYEQGVGDHAQAGTFDEIGISSTGTRARTGAGTGTRTSTSTSTSTSGSTA
- the mtnB gene encoding methylthioribulose 1-phosphate dehydratase; the protein is MTSDVSTLDLEEAGAVLAAESARFASFGWMRGTSGNLSVVLSRDPLRLAVTASGHDKGELTPADVVLVDGQGAAVNGGKPSAEAALHARVAALTGAGAVVHVHTVASVALGRRSPGGIVLKDLEMLKGVGVPAHDVEVTLPVIVNSQDMTVLGDRLEAAREPRMPAVVVAGHGLYVWGDTPRQARHHTEVVEWLLELELTGH
- a CDS encoding 1,2-dihydroxy-3-keto-5-methylthiopentene dioxygenase, encoding MTLLTTWPESGPETTVRRTSDPAEIAAALAPLGVRYEQWPVREDVAADADSATVFAAYGPEIDRLNAEEGFTTVDVLGLHPSDDPEFPVKAKAAREKFLQEHTHDDDDEVRFFVAGSGIFYLHVNGEVHAVFCEKGDLLGVPRGTTHWFDMGTSPAFTAIRFFHEEDGWIGSFTGSTIAGRFPDYDTIAAGYEQDRAAA
- the mtnA gene encoding S-methyl-5-thioribose-1-phosphate isomerase; protein product: MPQELRAVDWTGNSLALIDQTVLPQRTETRHIRDVDDLVDAIRRLVVRGAPAIGAAGAYGVALAMLQGEREGWTRDQVLAAVARVREARPTAVNLMVCVDRVLTRFDDGLDAVLAEAALVQREDVAANRAMGAFGADWLLKRVGEDRPLRVLTHCNTGALATAGWGTALGVIRELHARGRLEVVYADETRPLLQGSRLTAWELVQEGIPHFVQADGAAAGTILRGEVDAAVVGADRIAANGDTANKVGTVGVALACAYAGVPFLVAAPTTTVDVATATGADIHIELRDEAEVLEWSGVRTAPTGSRGHNPAFDVTPGRLVTGLVTERGVLEVSEGELPGDRLS